Sequence from the Rhodanobacter sp. genome:
TGCATCGCCCCCGGCCGATTTCGCCACCGTCATGCGCACTTCGCCCGAGGCGGTGAACTTGATCGCGTTGCTCAAGAGGTTCACCAGCACCTGCTGCAGGTGCTGGGCGTCGCCGCGCAGTTGCACCGGCACTTCCGGCATCACCGTCACCACGTAGTCCAGCCGCTTCGAGCGCGCCTCGGGACGCAGCATCAGGTTGATCTGCTCGAGCAGGGCATTCAGGTTGAAGCCTTCCTGCTTCAGCCGCAGCTTGCCGGCCTCGATCGCCGAGATGTCGAGCACGTCCTCGACCAGGGCCAGCAGCGAGCGGCTGGCGGCCTGGATGGTTTCCAGATAGCCGCGCTGCTCCGCGTCCAGCCGCGTGCTCGCCAGCAATTCCGACATGCCCGACAGCCCGTTCAACGGCGTGCGGAATTCGTGGCTCATGTTGGCCAGGAAGCGGCTCTTGGCCAGATTGGCGCGGCGCGCCTCTTCGATGGCGGCGGTAAGCGCCTTGAGCAGGGAGGCGAAGTACAGCGGCACCGCGGCCAGGCCCAGCAGCAGGCCCCACGAGAGGTAGCGGTTCTGCAGCCAATAGGGGGTGAAGGTCATCATCGCCGCGAACGACAGCGCGGCCAGCGCCGTGGAGGCGTACAGGTAGCGCGGCCCGTAACGCATGCCGTTGCCGATCGTCACCCACAGGTACGCGGCGTACAGCGGGGAGGCCGGTTCGCCCTGCAGGAGCATGACCCCGCCGATTGCCGCGTAGTCGGCCAGCATGCCCAGCCATCGCCGTACCGGCGACGGTTGCGGCGCAACGAGGATGGCGGCGAGCAGGCCGATCGACAGGCCCAGCTCCCCGAGCAGGATCAGCCAGGTCGAGAACAGCGCCGGGCTGTTGTCGCCCCAATCGACTTTCCAGCCGAGGTAGACGGAGAACAGCGTGGTGATCGCGATGCGCACGAACACCTGCGCATGCTCGCTGTCCGGTCGGCCGTGCAGCCGCTGGCGCATCCATGCCAGTGCCCGGTGCATGCGGTCAGCGCCAGTTGCGATCGAGCGAAACACGGGAGTAGCGCTCGCAGATGCCGCGCAGGCGCGGCAGGTTGTCCATCAGGGCGCGCACGCAGGCCGGATCCAGCATCGCGCCGCTTTGCGTGCCGATGAATTCGAGCGCGCGTTCGATGCTCCAGGCTTCCTTGTACGGGCGCGGCGACAGCAGCGCGTCCATCACGTCGGCCACCGTCGTCACACGCGCCTCGATCGGAATTTCTTCGCCCGCCAGTCCGTCGGGGTAGCCCTTGCCGTTCCAGTATTCGTGGTGGCGCAGCGCGATCTGCGCGCCGGTCTGGATCAGGCGGTTCTGACTGTCCTGCAACAGCTGGTAGCCGATGCGGGGGTGCTGCTGCATGTGCTGGCGCTCTTCCGCGCTCAACGGACCCGGCTTCATCAGGATCGCGTCGGGGATGGCGATCTTGCCGATGTCGTGCAGCGGCGCGGCCAGCTCGATCGTGCGCACCTGCTCCTCCGGCAGCCCGAGGCCCTCCGCGATCAACCCGGCGATGTGCGCCATGCGTTCGAGAAAGGCGCTGGTGCCGGCATCGCGAAGTTCGATGGCGCGCGCCAGCCGCGACAGCGTTTCGCGCTCGCGTTCCTCGACTTCGTGCATGCTGGCCAGCAGCCGCTGCTCCAGCGACAGCGAGCGTTGCTTGATCGACTCCGATTGCTGGCGCAGCTGCAGCAGGTTGCGGCAGCGCGCGCGCAGCTCGCGCGGATGCACGGGCTTGACCAGGAAGTCGATCACCCCGGCATCCAGGGCCGCTTGCCGCACCGGCTCGTCGCCCACCACCGTGACCAGCACGATGGGCACGTCGCGGTTGCGCAGCGGTTTGCGGAACGCGATGGCCAGCTCCAGCCCATCCATTTCCGGCATGCGGTAGTCCAGCAGCAGCAGGTCGGGGCGGTTGTTCTCGCACCAGTCCAGCGCCGCATGCGGGTCGCCGAAATCGTGCACGACGAGCTGGGGCCCGATGCCCTGCACGATATGCCTCAGCATTGTGCGTGCCGAAGGTTGGTCGTCGACGATCACGACATCCATGCAATGCCATTTACAGCCAGAGCGCATGAGGGCGCGATTGACTCCATCCTCCGCGCAATCCCGTTACTTGGCAAGGGGCGGCCACGGCTTGGATTTGCAGGAAAAGCGCAAACGGAGATGTCTCTCACGAAACCGTTACACGCCGACGCAAGCGGAGTGTCGGCAAGGGGCAGTGGGCGGCGCCGAGTGGTATTGCCGCTGACGTCGATATCGAGCCGGGATCCAGCCTCCGCGGTCACGGTGAGTCCGGTGGCACGGGGGTGCCCGTGACGGCGTTGTCCAGCCATGCGCCGGGTTTGACGACTGGCTGGCCTGTCGAGGATTAGGAGGATTCGCTCCATACCGTTTCCGCCTACAGCGGCGTCAGGTTGGCATAGGCGGCCACCAGCCACTTGCTGCCCGCAGCTTCGAAGTTCACCTGCAGCCGCGTGTGCGCGCCGCTGCCTTCGGCGCTGACCACCACGCCGTCGCCGAAGCTGGGGTGGCTGACGCGCTGGCCGAGTTTCACCGGCAGGTCTTCCTGCAGCGATTCGCTCCCGGCATGGCGGCCGCTTCCGCCGTAGAGCGGCCGGCTCACCTGCACGCGGGGGCGCACTTCGTCGACCAGCGACGCGGGGATCTCGGCGAGGAAGCGCGAGGGTCGCGCCAGCATCTCGGTACCGTGCATGCGGCGCGATTCGGCGTAGCTGACGACCAGCCGTTCGCGCGCGCGGGTGATGCCCACGTAGGCGAGCCGGCGCTCCTCTTCCAGCCGGCCCTCGTCCTCGGTGGAGCGCTGGCTGGGGAACAGGCCTTCCTCCAATCCCACCAGGAACACCAGCGGGAATTCCAGGCCCTTGGCCGAATGCAGCGTCATCAGCTGCACGCAGTCGTCCCATGCCTCGCCCTGGCCCTCGCCGGCTTCCAGCGCGGCGTGCGAGAGGAAGGCGGACAACTCGTCGAGGCCGGCGTCGAGGTCTTCCTGCGTGCGCTCGAAACGGCTGGCGACGTTGACCAGTTCGTCGAGGTTCTCGATGCGCGCTTCGCCGTTGCCGCGGCTGTCCTTCTCGTAGTGGTCGCGCAGGCCGGTGTGGGTGAGCACGTGGTCGATCTGTTCGGCGAGCGGCAGATGCTGCCCGGCTTCCTCCGTGGCATGCGGCCTGAAGTCGCGGGCCATGCCTTCGATCAGCGCGAGGAACGTCTTGACCGCATTCTTCGCGCGGCCGGCCAGTTCGCTGCCGGCCAGCTCGGCGAGCGCGGCCTCCCACATCGACGTGGTGTCGTGGCGTGCGCGGCGGCGCAGCACGTCCAGCGTGCGGTCGCCGATGCCGCGCGGCGGCGTGTTCACGGCGCGCTCGAACGAGGCGTCGTCATGGCGGTTGGCGGTGAGCCGCAGGTAGGCCAGCGCGTCCTTGATCTCGGCGCGCTCGAAGAAGCGCTGTCCGCCGTAGACGCGGTACGGGATGCTGCGCTGGGTAAGTTGTTCCTCGAAGTTGCGCGACTGCGCGTTGGAGCGGTAGAGGATGGCGCAGTCGCGCGCGTTGCCGTGTTCGGCGACGTATTCGCGGATGCGCTCGATCACGAAGCGCGCCTCGTCCTGCTCGTTGTATGCGGCGTACAGCGCGATGCGCTCGCCTTCGCCGCCGGCCGTCCACAGCTCCTTGCCGAGGCGGCCGCCGTTGCGCGCGATCACGCTGTTGGCGGCCTTGAGGATGGTGGCGGTGGAGCGGTAGTTCTGTTCCAGCTTGATCGTGCGGGCGCCGGGGAAGTCGCGCAGGAACTGCTGCATGTTCTCCACCTTGGCGCCGCGCCAGCCGTAGATGCTCTGGTCGTCGTCGCCCACCGCGAACACCTTGCTGGCGCTGCCGGCGAGCACGCGGATCCAGGCGTACTGCAGCGCGTTGGTGTCCTGGAACTCGTCGATCAGCAGGTGACGCCAGCGGTTCTGGTAGTGCTCCAGCACGGCGGGGTGCTTCAGCCACAGCTCGTGCGCGCGCAGCAGCAGTTCGGCGAAATCGACGAGCCCGGCGCGGCGGCAGGCATCCTCGTAGGCCTGGTAGATGCGCACCAGGGTGGCGGTGACGGGATGGTCGCGATGCTCGATGGCGTCGGGGCGCTTGCCCTCGTCCTTCCAGCCGTTGATGGTCCAGGTGGCCTGGCGCGGCGGGAAGCGCGCCTCGTCCAGCCCGAGGCCGGCGACCACGCGCTTCACCAGCCGCTGCTGGTCGTCGGCGTCGAGGATCTGGAAAGCTTCCGGCAGGCCCGCCTCGCGCCAGTGCCGGCGCAGCAGTCGGTGGGCGATGCCGTGGAAGGTGCCCACGGTGAGGCCCTGGGTGCCGCCGGGAATCAGGCTTTCTAGCCGCGCCCGCATCTCGCCAGCGGCCTTGTTGGTGAAGGTGACGGCGAGGATCGCCCACGGCGGCACGGCATCCACCTGCATCAGCCAGCCGATGCGGTGGGTGAGTACGCGCGTCTTGCCGGAGCCGGCGCCGGCAAGGACGAGGTAGTGGCCAGGCGGGGCGCAGACGGCTTCGCGCTGCGCGTCGTTGAGCGAGTCGATCAGGTGCGAGACATCCATCGCACCCATTGTAGCGGCTGCGTGCTCAGCCCTTCCGGAGCAGGCCGGCCAGTGCCAGCAGGGCGCCCACCACGATGCCGGTGATGCCCACCCACGACGGAATGGCCTCGTCGTGCGTGGCGGTGAGCTTGGCCGAGCCGAGTTGCACCAGGGTGCTGGTCTGCGAGTAACTGCCGTGGCCAAAGACCACCCACAGGCCTGCGGCAAGCAGGGCAAGGCCGACGACGATCAATGCGATGCGCATGGGTTCTTCCATCCGGTGAGCCAGCCCGGAGTATGCCGGCAAACCCTGCGGAAGTGATCCTGGCGCTGCGCCGTTGCGCACGGTCGCTCCGCCGGCCTTCGCGGCAGCGGCGGAGCGCGGGCATAAAAAAGCCCCGAAGGTCAGGGGGTACCTTCGGGGCTGGTGGACGTGGATACCCAGGGGAGGGGTTCCGCGTCCGGGGGCTGTCCAGGGAGGTGATCAGCCGCGGATGCCGTTGCGTGCATCCGTTACATGAGAACGCGCCGGAGCGGAAAAGTTCTACGCGGTACGCGATGAAAAGTCAGGGTTCGTTCATTTCATGGAAATGAAACAAACGGGCGCTCAATGCGCCTCGTCCCAGTTGGCGCCCACACCCACTTCGACCAGCAAGGGCACGGCCAGCTGCGCCGCGTCCTGCATGCGCTCGCGCACCGCTTCGCGCACTTCGTCGACTGCGCCGTCGCGCACCTCGAACACCAGTTCGTCATGCACCTGCATCAGCATGTGCGCGTCTTCGCGCTCCTTCAGCCAGTCGGCCACGGCGATCATCGCCCGCTTGATGATGTCGGCGGCGCTGCCCTGCATCGGCGCGTTCACCGCGGCGCGCTCGGCGCCGGCGCGGTGGGCCTGGTTGCGCGACTGCAGGTTCTCCAGGTACAGGCGGCGTCCGAAGATGGTCTCCACGTAGCCGTCGCGGTGCGCCTGTGCGCGGGTGGTTTCCATGAAGGCATGCACGCCGGGATAGCGGGCGAAGTAGCGCGCCATGTATTCGCCGGCTTCGCCGCGGTCGATGCCGAGCTGGCGGGCGAGGCCGAACGCGCTCATGCCGTACATCAGGCCGAAGTTGATCGCCTTGGCCGCGCGGCGCTGCTCCTTGCTCACGTTGTCCGGCGCGACGCCGAACACTTCCGCGGCGGTGGCGCGGTGCACGTCGCCGCCTTCGTGGAAGGCCTTGAGCAGGCCCTCGTCGCCGGAGAGGTGGGCCATGATGCGCAGCTCGATCTGCGAGTAGTCCGCCGCCATCACCTGCCAGCCGGGCGGCGCGATGAAGGCCTGGCGGATGCGCCGGCCCTCCTCGGTGCGCACCGGGATGTTCTGCAGGTTGGGGTCGGTGGAGGAAATGCGGCCGGTGGCCACCGCGCCCTGGTGGTAGCTGGTGTGCACGCGGCCGGTGCGCGGATTCACCGTGCCGGCCAGCTTGTCGGTATAGGTGGAGCGCAGCTTGGCGAGGCCGCGGTAGTCGAGGATCAGCCGCGGCAGCGCGTGATCGTCGGCGATCGCTTCCAGCGCCTCCTCGTTGGTGGAGGGCTGGCCGGTGGGCGTCTTGAGTTTCGCGGGCAGGCCGAGCTGGTCGAACAGGATTGCCTGCAACTGCTTGGGCGAGTCGAGGTTGAACTCGCGCCCGGCTTCGGCATAGGCCTGCTGCTGTAGTTCATGCATGCGCTTGCCGAGCTGCTGGCTCTGCCGGCGCAACTCGTCCACGTCGATCAGCACGCCGCGCTGCTCCATGCCGGCCAGGATCGGCACCAGCGGGATCTCGATGTCCTCGTACACCGAACGCAGGCTGGGCACGCTTTCCAGTTGCGGCCACAGCGCATGGTGCAGGCGCAGGGTGACATCGGCGTCCTCGGCGGCGTAGCGGCAGGCGGTATCGAGGTCCACCTGCGAGAACGAGATCTGCTTCGCGCCCTTGCCGGCCACGGCCTCGTATTTCACGGTGTCGTAGCCTAGGTAGCGCTTGGCCAGCGAATCCATGTCGTGGCGCGTGGCGGTGGCGTTCCACACGTAGGATTCCAGCATGGTGTCGTGGCGCACGCCCCGCACCGCGATGCCGTAGTGCGACAGGATGTTGATGTCGTACTTGGCGTGCTGGCCCAGCTTGGGACGACTGGCATCCTCGAAGATGGGCTTGAGCGCCGCGAGCGTCGCATCGCGCGGCAGCTGCGCGGGCGCGCCGGGGTAATCGTGCGCCAGCGGGATGTAGCAGGCCTTGCCCGGCTCCACCGCCAACGACAGGCCCACGATGTCGGCCAGCATCGGGTCGAGCGCCGTGGTCTCGGTGTCGAAGGCGATCAGCGGGGCGGTGCGCAGCTTGTCCAGCCAGGCATTGAGCTGCGGTTGCGTGGTGACGAGTTCGTATTCGCCAGGATCTGCAGGATCCGAGCCCCTTTCTCCTTGGGAGAGAGATCGGAGTGAGGGTGCGTTGTTGCCTTGCGCTTCGACCGTACCCACACCCCCAACCCCGCTCCCGGAGGGAGAGGGGAGCGAAGCATCTGCACCCGCGTCGAGATCCTTCAAGGCCGCCTTGAACTCGTAGCGCGTGTACAGCTCGCGCAGTGCGTTCGTGTCGGTTGCGCGCAGCGCGAGGTCGGCAGGTTGTTGTTCCATCGCCACGTCGGTCTTGATGGTCACCAGCGCGCGCGACAGCGGCAGTTGCGGCAGCGCCGCGCGCAGACTTTCGCCGATCTTGCCGCCGATCTTGTCCGCGTTGGCGATCACGCCGTCCAGCGAGCCGTATTCGGCGATCCATTTCGCGGCGGTCTTGGGGCCGCACTTGGGCACGCCGGGCACGTTGTCCACGCTGTCGCCGACCAGGGTGAGGTAGTCGACGATGCGCTCGGGCGGCACGCCGAATTTCTCCTCGACGCCGGCGCGGTCCATCGTGGTGTTGGTCATGGTGTTGACCAGGGTGACGCCAGGGCCGACCAGTTGCGCCATGTCCTTGTCGCCGGTGGAGATCTCCACCGCGATGCCCTGCGCCTGCGCCTGCAGGGCGAGCGTGCCGATCACGTCGTCGGCTTCCACGCCGCTCACGCGCAGGATCGGGAAGCCCAGTGCGCCGACAATGGCCAGCATCGGCTCGATCTGCGCGCGCAGGTCGTCGGGCATCGGCGGGCGGTGCGCCTTGTAGTGCTCGTACATCGCGTCGCGGAAGGTGGGGCCGGAGGCGTCGCTGACGAAGGCGACGTAGTCGGGCCGTTCCTTCAGCGTGGAGCGCAGCATGTTGACCACGCCGAACAGCGCGCCGGTGGGCTCGCCGTGCGCGTTGGTCAGCGGCGGCAGCGCATGGAAGGCGCGGTAGAGATAAGAGGAACCGTCGATCAGGATGAGCTTGGGCATGCCGCCATTTTGGCATGCGGCGCGCGATGCCGCGGTTCACGGGAGGCTCGCTGTCGCGCTGCTATGCTTTGCGCCTCCATCGAGGTTGCCGCCATGAAAACCGCTGCCTGCCTGTTCGCCTTGTCCGCCTTCGCCGCGTTGCCTGCATGGGCGCAATCCACCAGCAGCCAGACGCCGCAGTTCGCGCCGGTGCCGCCCCCGCCGGGCATGAACGATCCGGGCGTGAAGCCGGTGGCGCCGCCCGACCGGCCGGCATCGTCCGGCACCAGCGGCAGCACGCCGGCCGAGGTCACCGCCACGCCGGTACCGAGCAAGCCGATTCCGCTGCCCGCAATGCCGGGCGACAAGGGCGCGCCGAAGACGATCAGCGGCGATTCGCCGGCGGACGACGTCAGCGTGCATACGGAAGGCGACGCGGTGTATCAGGAATTCCGCCGCGGCGGTCGCGTCTACATGGTGGTGGTCACGCAGAAGAACGGCCTGTCCTACACCTACATGGTGGACAACAACGGCACGATGCGCGCCACCGACGGCGCGCCGCCGGTGCGTCCGGTGATGTACAAGATCCTCGAGTGGGGCAAGAGCCGGCCGGCCGCTTCCGACGACGGTTCGCAGGACGCCTCGCACTGACCTGACGCTGCCTCGCCGCGCCCGCCCAGCACGAGCATGCAGGGCGACGTGCCCGGTCGTGCCGCCGTTTGAGTGGCCGGCCGCCCGAGGACTTCCGGCATCAGTGCCGGAAGTGCCGCATCCCGGTGAACACCATTGCCATGCCGTGCTCGTCCGCGGCGGCGACCACTTCGGCGTCGCGCATCGAGCCGCCCGGCTGGATCACCGCGCTGATGCCGGCCGCAGCGGCCGCGTCGATGCCGTCACGGAACGGGAAGAAGGCATCGCTGGCCATCACCGAACCACGCACTTCCAGCTTCTCGTCGGCCGCCTTGATGCCGGCGATCTTCGCGCTGTACACGCGGCTCATCTGGCCGGCGCCGATGCCGATGGTCTGGCGGTTCTTTGCGTAGACGATGGCGTTCGACTTGACGAACTTGGCCACCTTCCAGGCGAAGATCAGGTCGTCGATCTGCTGCGGCGTCGGCGCCACCTTGGTGACCACCTTGAGGTCCTCGGCCTTCACCATGCCGGTGTCGGCGGTCTGGATCAGCAGGCCCGAGCCGACGCGCTTGACGTTGTTGCCCGGGTGAGCAGTGACCAGGTCGACGCCCGGCGGCACCGGGATTTCCAGCACGCGCACGTTGCCCTTTTTCGCGAAGGCCTTCAGTGCCTCGTCGCTGTACGAAGGGGCCAGCACCACCTCGACGAACTGGCGCGCCACGATGGCTTGCGCGGTGGCGCCGTCGCACTCGCGGTTGAAGGCGATGATGCCGCCGAAGGCCGAGGTCGGGTCGGTCTGGTAGGCGAGGTCATAGGCCTTGCCGATGCCGTCCAGGCTCACCGCCACGCCGCAGGGGTTGGCGTGCTTGACGATCACGCAG
This genomic interval carries:
- a CDS encoding two-component system response regulator, giving the protein MQGIGPQLVVHDFGDPHAALDWCENNRPDLLLLDYRMPEMDGLELAIAFRKPLRNRDVPIVLVTVVGDEPVRQAALDAGVIDFLVKPVHPRELRARCRNLLQLRQQSESIKQRSLSLEQRLLASMHEVEERERETLSRLARAIELRDAGTSAFLERMAHIAGLIAEGLGLPEEQVRTIELAAPLHDIGKIAIPDAILMKPGPLSAEERQHMQQHPRIGYQLLQDSQNRLIQTGAQIALRHHEYWNGKGYPDGLAGEEIPIEARVTTVADVMDALLSPRPYKEAWSIERALEFIGTQSGAMLDPACVRALMDNLPRLRGICERYSRVSLDRNWR
- the uvrD gene encoding DNA helicase II; protein product: MDVSHLIDSLNDAQREAVCAPPGHYLVLAGAGSGKTRVLTHRIGWLMQVDAVPPWAILAVTFTNKAAGEMRARLESLIPGGTQGLTVGTFHGIAHRLLRRHWREAGLPEAFQILDADDQQRLVKRVVAGLGLDEARFPPRQATWTINGWKDEGKRPDAIEHRDHPVTATLVRIYQAYEDACRRAGLVDFAELLLRAHELWLKHPAVLEHYQNRWRHLLIDEFQDTNALQYAWIRVLAGSASKVFAVGDDDQSIYGWRGAKVENMQQFLRDFPGARTIKLEQNYRSTATILKAANSVIARNGGRLGKELWTAGGEGERIALYAAYNEQDEARFVIERIREYVAEHGNARDCAILYRSNAQSRNFEEQLTQRSIPYRVYGGQRFFERAEIKDALAYLRLTANRHDDASFERAVNTPPRGIGDRTLDVLRRRARHDTTSMWEAALAELAGSELAGRAKNAVKTFLALIEGMARDFRPHATEEAGQHLPLAEQIDHVLTHTGLRDHYEKDSRGNGEARIENLDELVNVASRFERTQEDLDAGLDELSAFLSHAALEAGEGQGEAWDDCVQLMTLHSAKGLEFPLVFLVGLEEGLFPSQRSTEDEGRLEEERRLAYVGITRARERLVVSYAESRRMHGTEMLARPSRFLAEIPASLVDEVRPRVQVSRPLYGGSGRHAGSESLQEDLPVKLGQRVSHPSFGDGVVVSAEGSGAHTRLQVNFEAAGSKWLVAAYANLTPL
- the polA gene encoding DNA polymerase I, yielding MPKLILIDGSSYLYRAFHALPPLTNAHGEPTGALFGVVNMLRSTLKERPDYVAFVSDASGPTFRDAMYEHYKAHRPPMPDDLRAQIEPMLAIVGALGFPILRVSGVEADDVIGTLALQAQAQGIAVEISTGDKDMAQLVGPGVTLVNTMTNTTMDRAGVEEKFGVPPERIVDYLTLVGDSVDNVPGVPKCGPKTAAKWIAEYGSLDGVIANADKIGGKIGESLRAALPQLPLSRALVTIKTDVAMEQQPADLALRATDTNALRELYTRYEFKAALKDLDAGADASLPSPSGSGVGGVGTVEAQGNNAPSLRSLSQGERGSDPADPGEYELVTTQPQLNAWLDKLRTAPLIAFDTETTALDPMLADIVGLSLAVEPGKACYIPLAHDYPGAPAQLPRDATLAALKPIFEDASRPKLGQHAKYDINILSHYGIAVRGVRHDTMLESYVWNATATRHDMDSLAKRYLGYDTVKYEAVAGKGAKQISFSQVDLDTACRYAAEDADVTLRLHHALWPQLESVPSLRSVYEDIEIPLVPILAGMEQRGVLIDVDELRRQSQQLGKRMHELQQQAYAEAGREFNLDSPKQLQAILFDQLGLPAKLKTPTGQPSTNEEALEAIADDHALPRLILDYRGLAKLRSTYTDKLAGTVNPRTGRVHTSYHQGAVATGRISSTDPNLQNIPVRTEEGRRIRQAFIAPPGWQVMAADYSQIELRIMAHLSGDEGLLKAFHEGGDVHRATAAEVFGVAPDNVSKEQRRAAKAINFGLMYGMSAFGLARQLGIDRGEAGEYMARYFARYPGVHAFMETTRAQAHRDGYVETIFGRRLYLENLQSRNQAHRAGAERAAVNAPMQGSAADIIKRAMIAVADWLKEREDAHMLMQVHDELVFEVRDGAVDEVREAVRERMQDAAQLAVPLLVEVGVGANWDEAH